One segment of Rhodopirellula baltica SH 1 DNA contains the following:
- a CDS encoding glucuronyl esterase domain-containing protein codes for MQVHKYNNQMLGAIVVVAFLSMTTSTMAQTTKKFVPNYDESKIPPYDLPAALQTENGDRVQTAEQWNDRRAETLRLFEEHVFGIMPGQRNIKVKVVRSDRDYRPGVTRHELDVSILPLDSSTDRSPLVVQVLADVPQSDDPVPAILGLNFQGNHTIDEDPKTRIPTSWVRDRRNGTTDGSKAIEAGRGVASTRWPSKMITDRGYAMLTVYYGDIDPDFDDGFENGVHGLMREFIASLPENHRPGSIAGWAYGLSCVLDAIEQTEALNVDATRVGVLGHSRLGKTSLWAGATDPRFAMVISNDSGCGGAALCRRAIGETVARINTSFPHWFNDAYLQYNENESALPIDQHQLIALSAPRAIAVGSATQDEWADPKGEFLAWQTAAPVYQLLGMSSEDVKVVEEASMPNEQSVINAGPMQYHLREGKHDLADYDWECYLDLADRTLQTESR; via the coding sequence ATGCAAGTTCATAAATACAACAATCAAATGCTCGGGGCGATCGTCGTCGTGGCGTTCCTTTCCATGACGACGTCCACGATGGCGCAAACGACAAAGAAGTTTGTGCCAAACTACGACGAATCGAAGATTCCCCCCTACGATTTGCCCGCCGCTCTGCAAACAGAGAACGGCGATCGGGTTCAAACCGCGGAACAGTGGAATGATCGACGTGCGGAAACGTTGCGTCTGTTTGAGGAGCATGTGTTCGGCATCATGCCTGGGCAACGCAATATCAAGGTGAAGGTGGTGCGTAGCGACCGAGACTATCGACCGGGCGTAACACGTCACGAATTGGATGTGTCCATTTTGCCTTTGGACTCGTCCACTGATCGTTCGCCGCTAGTAGTGCAGGTTTTGGCCGACGTGCCACAGTCAGATGATCCAGTGCCGGCGATATTGGGGCTGAACTTTCAAGGCAACCACACCATCGATGAAGACCCGAAGACGCGAATTCCGACCAGTTGGGTTCGCGATCGGCGGAATGGAACGACCGATGGAAGCAAGGCGATCGAAGCCGGTCGCGGTGTCGCGTCGACTCGCTGGCCTTCGAAGATGATCACTGACCGGGGCTATGCGATGCTCACGGTTTATTACGGCGACATTGATCCCGATTTTGATGATGGTTTCGAGAATGGGGTCCACGGGTTGATGCGAGAGTTCATCGCGTCGTTGCCTGAAAACCATCGTCCCGGAAGCATTGCCGGTTGGGCGTATGGATTGTCTTGTGTATTGGATGCCATTGAGCAAACCGAAGCACTGAACGTGGATGCGACGCGAGTGGGCGTGCTCGGCCATTCACGATTGGGCAAGACGTCTTTGTGGGCTGGTGCGACCGATCCTCGTTTCGCGATGGTGATCAGCAATGATTCGGGATGCGGCGGAGCGGCACTTTGCCGGCGTGCGATTGGCGAAACCGTGGCACGCATCAACACTTCGTTCCCGCACTGGTTCAATGACGCCTATTTGCAATACAACGAGAACGAATCTGCACTTCCGATCGACCAGCATCAATTGATCGCGTTGTCGGCTCCCCGAGCGATCGCGGTTGGGAGTGCAACGCAAGATGAATGGGCGGACCCGAAGGGCGAGTTTTTGGCATGGCAAACCGCGGCGCCTGTTTATCAGTTGCTGGGAATGTCCTCGGAAGATGTGAAAGTTGTTGAGGAAGCGTCCATGCCGAACGAGCAATCGGTCATCAATGCGGGGCCGATGCAGTACCACCTTCGCGAAGGCAAACACGACCTCGCGGATTACGATTGGGAGTGCTACTTGGACCTAGCAGATCGGACGCTGCAAACCGAGTCTCGATGA
- a CDS encoding sugar phosphate isomerase/epimerase family protein produces the protein MAELKLAVRMDAIPGTGASATALRKSLTIAASMGVRSVELCGRTHVPVSELSDTGVRTLRKILDDLNLRIASIRFQTRFGYDVTDHLDERVDATKNAMKTAYRLGAPLIINQIGTVPPRPQNIDQAVKKAGSSLLLGSSSESDDADWSNDLPADLAAELANSIASSRIGKAIAGQGAKGSEASRWETLREVMDDLGRYGAKVGCFLAAETGTESGQDLAALLDAIPDTFVPVALNPGQLIINRFRVDDAINALASRISIVHAVDGVLDLAAGRGVSVPVGEGTADFPSMLGRLEDIPYRGPFVVGRPEMRPETAIMELQQSLEYLRNL, from the coding sequence TTGGCTGAATTGAAACTTGCCGTCCGAATGGACGCCATCCCGGGGACCGGTGCCTCGGCCACCGCTCTACGTAAATCATTGACCATCGCAGCGTCGATGGGTGTTCGAAGTGTCGAATTATGTGGTCGAACCCACGTACCCGTATCTGAATTGTCGGACACTGGGGTTCGGACCTTGCGGAAAATCCTGGATGATTTGAATTTGCGGATTGCATCCATCCGGTTTCAAACCAGGTTTGGGTACGACGTGACGGACCATTTGGACGAGCGGGTCGATGCGACAAAGAACGCGATGAAGACGGCATACCGTCTCGGCGCCCCGCTGATCATCAATCAAATCGGAACGGTTCCTCCACGCCCGCAAAACATTGATCAAGCGGTCAAGAAAGCGGGCAGTTCGCTGTTGCTGGGTTCGTCCAGCGAGTCAGACGACGCGGATTGGAGCAATGACTTGCCAGCCGACCTGGCCGCTGAACTTGCCAATTCGATCGCATCCTCGCGTATCGGCAAAGCCATCGCGGGGCAGGGTGCCAAAGGCAGCGAGGCGTCTCGGTGGGAAACACTTCGAGAAGTGATGGATGACTTGGGCCGCTACGGCGCCAAAGTCGGCTGTTTCCTGGCGGCGGAAACGGGAACCGAATCAGGACAAGACTTGGCCGCGTTGCTGGATGCGATCCCGGACACCTTTGTTCCGGTCGCTCTCAACCCTGGGCAATTGATCATCAACCGCTTTCGAGTCGACGATGCGATCAACGCGCTCGCGTCGCGAATTTCGATCGTCCATGCGGTTGACGGTGTGCTGGATCTGGCCGCCGGTCGCGGTGTGTCTGTCCCGGTTGGCGAGGGCACCGCGGACTTCCCATCGATGTTGGGGCGTCTAGAAGACATCCCTTACCGTGGCCCCTTCGTCGTCGGTCGCCCCGAGATGCGTCCTGAAACCGCCATCATGGAATTGCAGCAGAGCCTGGAATACCTGCGCAACCTCTAA
- a CDS encoding family 16 glycoside hydrolase, producing MAVESKTGKLIFEDRFERNESQEERDEVGNGWNTNSKSRANGHKQVDLKDGAMRIFIHETADHGVSVTHPMEFRDGRVELKFMLEDPKDSLGLNFADLQYKKVWAGHLFRVNVGVNAVEIADLKTGVMDLKTREARKAGTVSNEVKEKLKTKTKRVPHKLETGQWYHVAAEVVGDTMTVSIDGEEVASFSSEGMAHPTKRLLRLAIKRNVVVDDLQIYSLD from the coding sequence ATGGCGGTTGAATCCAAGACTGGCAAATTGATCTTTGAAGACCGTTTTGAACGCAACGAGTCACAGGAAGAGCGGGACGAAGTCGGTAACGGCTGGAACACAAACAGCAAGTCTCGAGCGAACGGCCACAAACAAGTCGATTTGAAGGACGGTGCGATGCGCATCTTCATTCATGAAACGGCGGATCATGGCGTGTCGGTCACTCACCCGATGGAGTTTCGCGATGGCCGCGTTGAGTTGAAGTTCATGCTGGAAGATCCCAAGGACTCGTTGGGACTCAACTTCGCCGATCTACAGTACAAGAAGGTTTGGGCCGGGCATTTGTTTCGTGTCAACGTGGGTGTGAACGCGGTTGAGATCGCGGATTTGAAAACTGGCGTGATGGACCTGAAGACGCGTGAAGCCCGCAAAGCCGGGACGGTTTCCAACGAAGTGAAAGAAAAGTTGAAAACGAAGACAAAGCGGGTGCCGCACAAACTGGAAACGGGACAGTGGTATCACGTTGCCGCAGAAGTGGTGGGAGACACGATGACGGTTTCGATCGACGGTGAGGAGGTCGCGTCATTTTCTTCCGAAGGGATGGCTCATCCCACCAAACGTTTGTTGCGATTGGCAATCAAACGAAATGTCGTGGTGGATGACTTGCAAATCTATTCGTTGGATTGA
- a CDS encoding alpha/beta hydrolase codes for MSVLFCLVSMSVITVPAFAQRTRKPITWVNSDIPNFPGLEHKVLKSETLGHEVGYVVWTPPGFSVDADTRYPVVYFLHGAGGNERSDAAGFASLIAKGIQDKTMPPAICVCPNGGMSGYRGEVESMIVDELIPLIDSTYPTRADAQSRVIAGFSMGGAGSVRLSLLHPDLFCAAGSWGGALAFRGEPEKSPLLPAVKENADTLRKNGYAALLINGDSDRPDAFALLAETFRSHDISHQVVIVENTKHNLGDYHKKTADQMISFLGKQLLRNR; via the coding sequence ATGTCAGTTTTGTTCTGTCTCGTCAGCATGTCCGTCATCACGGTTCCAGCCTTCGCTCAGCGAACTCGCAAACCGATCACCTGGGTCAATTCGGACATTCCAAACTTCCCCGGTTTGGAACACAAGGTTCTCAAAAGCGAAACGCTGGGACATGAGGTGGGATATGTCGTTTGGACGCCGCCGGGATTTTCCGTTGATGCTGACACTCGTTATCCCGTCGTCTATTTCCTGCATGGTGCTGGCGGAAATGAACGATCAGACGCCGCTGGTTTCGCATCGCTGATTGCCAAAGGCATTCAAGACAAAACGATGCCGCCAGCGATTTGTGTTTGTCCCAACGGCGGAATGAGCGGCTACCGAGGTGAAGTGGAGTCGATGATCGTCGACGAGTTGATCCCATTGATCGACTCGACTTATCCCACCCGAGCTGACGCGCAATCGCGAGTCATCGCGGGTTTCTCAATGGGCGGAGCCGGTTCGGTTCGACTATCGCTGCTGCATCCCGACTTGTTTTGTGCCGCGGGCAGCTGGGGCGGAGCGTTGGCGTTCCGTGGCGAACCTGAAAAAAGCCCTCTGCTTCCAGCCGTGAAAGAGAACGCCGACACACTTCGTAAGAATGGTTACGCCGCGTTGCTGATCAACGGAGACAGCGACCGCCCCGACGCGTTTGCATTGCTTGCAGAAACGTTTCGATCACACGATATTTCGCACCAGGTCGTGATCGTCGAGAACACCAAACACAATCTCGGAGACTACCACAAGAAGACCGCGGATCAAATGATCTCCTTCCTTGGCAAACAGCTCCTACGAAACCGTTGA
- a CDS encoding alpha/beta hydrolase: protein MKRFLFLTLLIMGCTDPATQLQTSATNQSPSPVEPEPTPEPWGGLKVQFVGQPLADAKQIVVMLHGYGASQEDLIPLGEYIGVEQQCQVYPEAPISVPDGGFAWATEDAHWESSTKQIIALIEELHDSNQDAKIAVGGFSQGATLASLLAKDPGLPIDDLFLYSPAWLEFKSELPDKVRPDVLLAHGRFDQVLPFFDAKEMLGALLRHDANVNWMPFNDGHTIPKQVVDATRDKLLR, encoded by the coding sequence ATGAAACGCTTCCTATTCCTAACGCTGTTGATTATGGGATGCACGGATCCAGCAACGCAGCTCCAAACGTCTGCAACCAACCAATCACCATCGCCAGTCGAACCGGAACCGACACCTGAACCTTGGGGTGGCCTCAAAGTTCAATTCGTCGGCCAGCCATTAGCGGACGCAAAACAGATCGTCGTGATGCTGCACGGATATGGAGCTTCGCAGGAAGACCTGATTCCACTTGGCGAATACATCGGCGTGGAACAACAATGCCAAGTCTATCCAGAAGCCCCCATCTCCGTGCCCGATGGCGGATTCGCATGGGCCACTGAAGACGCACACTGGGAAAGTTCCACCAAGCAAATCATCGCCCTGATCGAGGAACTGCATGACTCCAACCAAGACGCCAAGATTGCTGTGGGCGGATTCTCACAAGGAGCCACCTTGGCGAGCCTTCTCGCGAAAGATCCTGGGTTGCCGATCGACGATCTGTTCCTTTACTCACCCGCTTGGTTGGAATTCAAATCCGAACTGCCTGATAAAGTCAGACCGGACGTGCTGCTAGCCCATGGACGCTTTGATCAAGTCCTACCGTTTTTTGATGCAAAAGAAATGCTAGGCGCGCTGCTTCGTCACGATGCGAACGTGAATTGGATGCCGTTCAATGACGGCCACACGATCCCGAAGCAAGTGGTTGACGCGACGCGAGACAAACTGCTGCGTTGA
- a CDS encoding DUF1501 domain-containing protein, protein MQSSWQTLQRRNFFCGLGASLGSLALTSQLAADSVNAKGSDSAASPLAPKKPMIPPKAKAVIMLFMEGGPGQMDTFDPKPELDRLHVTESKRTEGLATGKRFYVGSPFKTRKVGQSGLDMCDQFVHLAQPEVADELCVYRGCQAESLNHPEALLHMNTGSRLGGDPAVGAWATYGLGSENQNLPGFVVMTELAMPQAGSANWSNGFLPAYYQGTTLRAQGSPILDLKPGDYRTRQHQRRMLDELAALNKDHLNASSLEQHPNAGELAARMESYELAFRMQTSVPNLIDLKTEPQHVLDSYGVDDPETAAFGKQCLMARRMVEEGVRFVQIFSGGWDSHDYLERGHAARIKSVDKPIAALIKDLKQRGMLDDTLVVWTGEFGRTPDNNYRGGVTALGRDHNIDAMTMWFAGGGTRRGSIVGATDEIGAKAVECVHPIRDVHVTMLHLLGLDDNKLTYFHGGRYKQLSQFGGEVIPELIA, encoded by the coding sequence ATGCAGTCATCTTGGCAAACGTTGCAACGTCGCAATTTCTTTTGTGGTCTTGGTGCATCGCTCGGTTCGTTAGCGCTGACGTCGCAATTGGCCGCCGACAGTGTCAACGCAAAGGGATCTGATTCCGCTGCGTCGCCGCTGGCACCCAAGAAGCCGATGATTCCGCCGAAGGCCAAAGCGGTCATCATGCTCTTCATGGAAGGCGGCCCCGGGCAGATGGACACATTTGATCCAAAGCCTGAACTTGATCGATTGCATGTGACTGAATCGAAACGCACCGAGGGATTGGCCACCGGCAAACGTTTCTATGTCGGCAGCCCATTCAAAACTCGAAAGGTTGGCCAGTCCGGATTGGACATGTGTGACCAATTTGTTCACTTGGCCCAGCCCGAAGTTGCCGATGAGTTGTGCGTCTATCGTGGCTGTCAGGCTGAATCTTTGAATCACCCCGAAGCTTTGTTGCACATGAACACGGGTAGCCGCTTGGGTGGCGACCCTGCCGTTGGTGCTTGGGCGACTTATGGGTTGGGCAGCGAAAACCAAAACCTACCTGGCTTTGTCGTGATGACAGAACTCGCGATGCCACAGGCCGGCAGTGCGAACTGGTCCAACGGATTTCTGCCGGCTTATTATCAAGGCACAACGCTTCGTGCGCAAGGTTCGCCGATTTTGGATTTGAAGCCAGGTGATTACCGAACGCGTCAACATCAACGTCGGATGCTCGATGAGTTGGCGGCGCTGAACAAAGATCATTTGAACGCCAGTTCGTTGGAACAGCATCCCAACGCGGGTGAGTTGGCCGCGCGGATGGAGAGCTATGAACTTGCCTTCCGGATGCAAACGTCTGTTCCCAATTTGATTGATTTGAAAACCGAACCACAGCACGTTCTGGATTCATACGGCGTCGATGATCCTGAGACGGCAGCTTTCGGCAAGCAATGTTTGATGGCTCGTCGCATGGTCGAAGAGGGTGTGCGATTCGTCCAGATCTTCTCGGGCGGATGGGACAGCCACGACTACCTGGAACGCGGTCACGCAGCTCGAATCAAAAGTGTTGACAAACCGATTGCCGCTTTGATCAAAGATTTGAAGCAACGCGGGATGCTCGATGACACGTTGGTTGTTTGGACCGGCGAATTTGGGCGAACACCTGACAACAACTATCGCGGCGGTGTGACCGCGTTGGGACGTGACCACAACATCGATGCGATGACGATGTGGTTCGCTGGTGGCGGAACACGTCGTGGTTCAATCGTCGGCGCGACCGATGAGATCGGTGCGAAAGCGGTCGAGTGTGTCCACCCGATTCGCGACGTGCACGTGACGATGCTTCACTTGCTCGGTTTGGACGACAACAAGCTGACCTACTTCCACGGCGGACGTTACAAGCAGCTGTCTCAATTCGGTGGCGAAGTGATTCCCGAACTGATTGCCTGA
- a CDS encoding sulfatase family protein has product MKLAATLRLAFLAALATCWLNQASADDRPNIVWIIPDDMSANFSCYGETAIETPNVDALAKQGVQFNHAYVTAPVCSTCRSAFITGMYQTTIGAHHHRSGRGTEKIDLPAGVTMVPKLFQDAGYHTSITGWPIKGGLGKTDYNFEWDKSIYDSADWSDRKPGQPFFAQIQTQGGKLRGKDAKGWDKVANSARSRFGQSTPIESVVLPPYYPDHAIILRDWAAYLDSVRMTDAMVGEVVAKLEEQGVRDNTLILFMTDHGISHGRGKQFLYDEGLHVPLVLNGPGIEPGTVRDDLVEHIDIAALSLAAAGIEIPESMQARDILAANYQTRDAVFAARDRCDETVDHIRSVRTDRFKYIRNFLSDRPYLQPCAYKDAKAILIALRECHEAGTLDENQSLLFRNVRPKEELYDLDSDPHELHNLATDPEHQSTLFALREKLNQWMTQTNDRGRTPESPAQYESDMKVYLDTLRIRSTPEHLQTVEQNIQWMKTMVADGK; this is encoded by the coding sequence ATGAAACTCGCTGCTACGCTACGACTGGCGTTCCTGGCTGCACTCGCAACCTGTTGGCTGAACCAAGCATCCGCCGACGATCGCCCCAATATCGTCTGGATCATTCCGGACGACATGTCCGCCAACTTCTCTTGCTACGGCGAAACCGCAATCGAGACACCCAACGTCGATGCGTTGGCCAAACAGGGCGTGCAGTTCAATCACGCTTATGTGACCGCGCCCGTCTGCTCCACATGTCGCTCCGCCTTCATCACCGGCATGTATCAAACGACCATCGGGGCACATCACCATCGCAGCGGAAGAGGCACCGAGAAAATCGATCTGCCCGCAGGCGTCACGATGGTTCCGAAATTGTTCCAGGACGCGGGATATCACACGTCGATCACCGGATGGCCCATCAAGGGAGGACTGGGCAAAACGGACTACAACTTCGAATGGGACAAGTCCATCTATGATTCGGCCGATTGGAGCGACCGAAAGCCCGGGCAGCCGTTCTTCGCACAAATTCAAACGCAGGGCGGCAAACTACGCGGCAAAGATGCGAAAGGTTGGGACAAAGTTGCCAATTCCGCACGATCGCGATTTGGACAATCGACGCCGATCGAATCGGTCGTTTTGCCACCGTACTATCCCGATCACGCCATCATCCTTCGCGATTGGGCCGCATACCTGGATTCTGTTCGTATGACTGATGCGATGGTCGGTGAAGTGGTCGCCAAACTGGAAGAACAAGGCGTCCGGGACAACACACTGATATTGTTCATGACCGACCATGGCATCAGTCATGGACGAGGGAAGCAGTTCTTGTACGACGAAGGCCTGCATGTACCGTTGGTTCTTAACGGCCCTGGCATCGAGCCCGGTACCGTCCGAGATGACCTTGTTGAACACATCGACATCGCTGCCCTGTCATTGGCCGCAGCAGGAATTGAGATTCCCGAATCGATGCAAGCCCGCGACATTCTCGCAGCCAATTACCAGACTCGAGACGCGGTGTTCGCCGCTCGCGATCGATGCGACGAAACCGTCGATCACATTCGGTCGGTTCGAACAGATCGGTTCAAGTACATTCGCAACTTCCTGTCCGATCGACCGTACTTGCAACCATGTGCGTACAAGGATGCGAAGGCAATCCTGATCGCTCTTCGCGAATGCCACGAGGCCGGCACGCTGGATGAAAACCAGTCGCTACTTTTTCGCAACGTTCGTCCAAAAGAAGAGCTGTACGACTTGGACAGCGACCCACACGAACTGCACAATTTGGCCACCGATCCGGAACACCAATCGACCTTGTTTGCATTGCGAGAAAAGCTGAATCAATGGATGACACAGACCAACGATCGCGGCCGAACGCCCGAGTCACCGGCACAGTACGAGAGCGACATGAAGGTCTACCTTGACACGCTGCGCATCCGATCGACACCCGAACATCTGCAAACAGTTGAGCAAAACATTCAGTGGATGAAAACCATGGTCGCCGACGGAAAATGA
- a CDS encoding type II toxin-antitoxin system RelE/ParE family toxin, protein MQVSWTEYAVSDLLAIRDYIGRDSDKFADLIFERIVEQTERLLEYPDAGSIVPEFGREDVSEIQVNSYRVVHQIFDDEVRVLTVSHATAPSAVLVGDGP, encoded by the coding sequence ATGCAAGTTAGTTGGACCGAATACGCCGTATCGGATCTGTTGGCGATTCGAGACTACATCGGACGAGACAGCGACAAGTTCGCGGATTTGATCTTCGAACGTATCGTTGAGCAAACCGAACGTCTTCTCGAATACCCTGACGCCGGCTCGATCGTTCCCGAGTTTGGCCGGGAAGATGTGTCCGAGATTCAGGTCAATTCATACCGTGTCGTTCATCAAATCTTTGATGACGAAGTGCGGGTGTTGACGGTCTCACATGCGACGGCCCCTTCCGCAGTCCTGGTCGGCGACGGTCCCTGA
- a CDS encoding serine/threonine-protein kinase has translation MNDPDSPSSLDSVLAEILVREENGERPDPHEYLEKHPDHAEELRDFFRNHRWLGSEDAEPATLVGQTIGEFRIIREVARGGMGVVYEAQQDSLRRVVAIKLIGDGVLANDEVRLRFRVEAEAAASLSHPNILPIHSIGCWRGIDYFVMPMVSGDSLQSLVDQQREGCRDGSMATAEVKECVMKAVAFMRDISRGVAYAHSRGIIHRDLKPENVLIDDGVPKIVDFGLAKFHRDAPELTRNGQVLGTPHYMSPEQARGCGDLTDAVDVYALGGMLFSMLTGSPPHSGESTAEVLSRVLSDEPPSLRLAYPGGMPRLPELADLDHVIQRAMACEPTERYRSADELADDLDRILVGETPLAAPDGLVHRMSRELARDQHLHAFQNWGRALRGIGYVVLAAHIAMFVIMQWVYVDTPSDLAAWSQPAFWGYFVPRLLMLAGIAWVIGRARDGLWLPRISAERPVWSIWLGYLVALSSINLLWISGNLDHSGVMVMACVMSGFAFIAIAGHMWGGSALLGMGFIGMAFASVAIPVAAPLFLGGWWMVTMLVFSKRYRRME, from the coding sequence GTGAACGACCCTGATTCGCCATCATCGTTGGATTCCGTTTTGGCGGAAATCCTGGTGCGTGAAGAGAATGGTGAGCGGCCGGATCCGCACGAGTACTTGGAAAAGCACCCCGATCACGCGGAAGAGTTGAGGGACTTCTTTCGCAACCACCGTTGGCTCGGAAGCGAAGATGCGGAGCCCGCCACATTGGTCGGGCAGACGATCGGCGAATTCCGAATCATTCGCGAAGTCGCTCGCGGGGGCATGGGTGTCGTCTACGAAGCTCAGCAGGATTCGCTTCGGCGTGTTGTTGCGATCAAGCTGATCGGTGACGGCGTTCTCGCTAATGACGAGGTGCGGTTGCGTTTCCGTGTCGAAGCGGAGGCGGCGGCTTCGTTGTCGCATCCCAACATCTTGCCGATTCACAGTATCGGATGCTGGCGTGGGATCGACTACTTCGTGATGCCGATGGTCTCGGGGGATTCGTTGCAGTCGTTGGTCGATCAACAGCGCGAGGGTTGCCGCGATGGTTCAATGGCCACCGCGGAAGTGAAAGAGTGCGTCATGAAAGCCGTCGCATTCATGCGAGACATTTCTCGCGGAGTTGCCTACGCACACTCTCGCGGCATCATTCACCGGGATTTAAAACCCGAAAATGTTCTCATCGATGATGGCGTCCCGAAGATTGTGGACTTCGGTTTGGCAAAGTTTCACCGCGATGCGCCGGAGCTAACTCGCAACGGACAGGTCCTCGGCACGCCTCATTACATGAGCCCGGAGCAAGCTCGCGGTTGTGGCGATTTGACGGATGCGGTTGACGTGTATGCGCTCGGCGGGATGTTGTTTTCCATGTTGACCGGATCGCCACCCCATAGTGGTGAATCCACCGCGGAAGTGCTTTCGCGAGTGTTATCGGATGAACCGCCTTCGCTTCGGTTGGCGTATCCCGGTGGGATGCCGCGACTGCCCGAATTGGCCGATTTGGATCACGTCATCCAGCGAGCGATGGCATGCGAACCAACGGAGCGATATCGATCCGCGGACGAACTGGCCGATGACTTGGATCGAATCCTGGTTGGTGAAACGCCGCTCGCTGCTCCGGATGGTTTGGTCCATCGGATGTCGCGAGAGTTGGCTCGTGATCAACACTTGCACGCGTTTCAAAACTGGGGACGTGCTCTGCGAGGAATCGGGTATGTGGTTCTGGCCGCTCACATCGCGATGTTCGTGATCATGCAATGGGTATATGTCGATACGCCGAGTGATCTGGCCGCATGGAGCCAGCCCGCTTTCTGGGGCTACTTCGTTCCACGCCTGTTGATGTTGGCAGGAATCGCTTGGGTGATCGGAAGAGCACGTGATGGATTGTGGCTTCCGCGAATTTCAGCGGAGCGTCCCGTTTGGTCCATTTGGCTCGGTTACTTGGTCGCTTTGTCCAGCATCAATCTGCTTTGGATCAGCGGCAACCTCGATCATTCCGGAGTGATGGTGATGGCGTGCGTGATGAGCGGGTTTGCCTTCATCGCGATCGCGGGTCACATGTGGGGCGGCAGCGCGCTTCTCGGGATGGGTTTTATCGGAATGGCATTCGCCTCGGTTGCGATTCCGGTCGCCGCGCCGTTGTTCCTGGGCGGTTGGTGGATGGTCACGATGCTGGTGTTCTCCAAACGCTATCGCCGAATGGAATAG